Proteins from one Patagioenas fasciata isolate bPatFas1 chromosome 6, bPatFas1.hap1, whole genome shotgun sequence genomic window:
- the LOC139828277 gene encoding cytochrome P450 2J2-like — translation MLRFLWDSISIQLLLIFLIVFLLVANYMKHRKPKGFPPQPFYLPIVGHIYLMNFSNPMMTVQKLNEKYGDIFSLEMGTASFVFVNGLRMVKEVLVNQGENFLDRPEMALYKEVFSNRGLLSSNGHLWKQQRRFTLSTLRNFGLGKRSLEERIQEECRYLVDAFGDEQGNSFDPHFKINNAVSNIICSITFGNRFEYHDEDFQKLLQLIGESITKSGTIMSQLYNSFPSILKFFPGSHQTFFKNWRLMRNFVKERIDKHKEDWNPSESRDFIDCYLQEIAKDNGDGTFQEENLVACALDLFLAGTETTSTTIRWALLFMAMYPEIQARVQAEIDTVIGQARQPALDDRSNMPYTNAVIHEVQRRGNIAPFTLPRLTVKDTVVDGFRIPKGTGLIANLTSVMFDKNEWETPDTFNPGHFLKDGQFWRRDPFIPFSIGKRSCPGELLARTELFLFFTALLQKFTFQAPPDTTLSLQFKMSITLGPKPYKICAVPR, via the exons ATGCTGCGTTTCCTCTGGGACAGCATCTCCATCCAGTtgctcctcatcttcctcattGTGTTCCTGCTCGTTGCCAACTACATGAAGCACAGAAAGCCCAAGGGCTTCCCTCCACAACCCTTCTATCTCCCCATTGTGGGGCACATCTACCTGATGAACTTCAGCAATCCCATGATGACAGTACAGAAG CTTAATGAAAAATATGGGGACATCTTCAGCTTGGAGATGGGCACGGCATCCTTTGTGTTTGTTAATGGGCTGCGGATGGTTAAGGAAGTTCTTGTAAACCAAGGAGAAAATTTCCTGGATCGCCCTGAAATGGCCCTTTACAAGGAGGTCTTCAGCAACAGGG GACTGCTGTCTTCCAACGGGCACTTGTGGAAGCAGCAGAGGAGGTTCACCTTGTCCACCCTCCGAAACTTCGGCTTGGGGAAGAGGAGTCTGGAGGAGCGCATCCAGGAGGAGTGCCGGTACCTCGTGGATGCGTTTGGGGATGAGCAGG GTAATTCTTTCGACCCTCACTTTAAAATCAATAACGCCGTTTCAAACAtcatctgctccatcacctttgGCAATCGCTTTGAATACCATGATGAGGACTTCCAAAAATTGCTGCAGCTGATAGGTGAGAGCATTACCAAAAGCGGGACCATCATGAGCCAG CTGTACAACTCCTTCCCATCTATACTAAAGTTCTTCCCTGGATCACATCaaaccttttttaaaaactggAGGTTGATGAGAAATTTCGTGAAAGAGAGGATTGACAAACACAAGGAGGACTGGAACCCCTCGGAGAGCCGGGACTTCATCGACTGCTACCTGCAGGAGATAGCCAAG GACAATGGCGATGGCACCTTCCAGGAGGAAAACCTTGTGGCATGTGCACTCGACTTGTTTTTAGCTGGGACTGAGACCACTTCAACAACCATCCGCTGGGCTCTGCTGTTTATGGCCATGTATCCGGAAATTCAAG CCCGTGTGCAAGCAGAGATCGACACGGTCATTGGGCAGGCGCGGCAGCCAGCCCTGGATGACAGGAGCAACATGCCCTACACCAACGCCGTCATCCACGAAGTGCAGAGGAGAGGCAACATTGCCCCTTTCACATTGCCAAGACTGACAGTGAAGGACACAGTCGTGGATGGCTTCCGCATACCAAAG GGCACTGGTTTGATTGCAAATTTAACCTCTGTGATGTTTGACAAGAACGAGTGGGAAACCCCTGACACTTTTAACCCCGGGCATTTCCTGAAGGATGGTCAGTTCTGGAGAAGAGACCCCTTTATACCATTTTCCATAG GGAAGCGCTCCTGCCCGGGTGAGCTGCTGGCCCGCACCgagctcttcctcttcttcacggCTTTGCTCCAGAAATTCACCTTCCAGGCACCACCGGACACCACA